In Hermetia illucens chromosome 1, iHerIll2.2.curated.20191125, whole genome shotgun sequence, one genomic interval encodes:
- the LOC119650459 gene encoding wiskott-Aldrich syndrome protein family member 3 isoform X1, protein MPLPKRQIEPVHVARSVYNRDDIQPTELETVTNTTLTNIIRQLSSLSKHAEDIFGELARHVGNLADGANSLQARIDRLSIKVTQLDSTGEEVPLTDIQLKKAFKSAKVFDQQIFSRATMPAPMLETYAQCDKPPPLDKLNVYRDDGKDGLKFYTDPNYFFELWRQEMIKDTERVMHDKGKQKHRPRTDGAGGGGGPRGHKKRVRTPHNTREKQRQIAIGHGETLMPNNVIYRTPNSVINEETTYGNHVRPYNMLSHLETNHNVTLVTAVMISGMGVYDTRPARPNSIEVRRSYPAEAVDGGGYGPLSPQGNQYPQAVGNYQAPNALQQQQLHQQQHQLYDEATYNSQQLYSGQGPMSSESLYAPGTPSRTKPRPSQPPPAPPSSGSGGATPNTSNANTPTRGRSMSTGRDNLPPPPPIPDGMTSPPPPPINGGAVAAKLLARSHSTSRAGSPQLGPSSAAQDANALVMAQLNTQINSLNTINVQMTQLNAMNDLPPPPPIPEQLSPKMSPQDNAPPPPPPPPPLEVGNGNGGIVQQIVQRISTEKPIANGDIPSNTSIMPNAQAANGVLISGAQHMVGPKKILPPFHDSRTDLMKAIRDGITLRKVEKCEQQKEIERNTGLHDVASILARRVAIELSESEDSESEDDSEGWMEPNETSA, encoded by the exons ATGCCGCTTCCAAAACGTCAAATTGAACCAGTGCACGTAGCACGATCGGTCTACAACCGAGATGATATACAACCGACTGAACTAGAAACCGTTACAAACACTACATTAACGAATATCATTCGACAActatcatcactttcaaaacATGCCGAAGACATATTTGGCGAACTGGCTCGTCATGTAGGCAATTTAGCTGATGGCGCAAATTCATTGCAGGCTCGTATTGACCGTCTATCTATAAAAGTAACCCAACTGGATAGTACTGGTGAGGAAGTCCCCTTAACAGACATCCAACTGAAAAAGGCCTTCAAATCTGCAAAAGTTTTTGATCAACAAATATTTTCGCGAGCAACTATGCCTGCTCCAATGCTAGAAACTTATGCGCAATGTGACAAGCCACCACCTTTGGATAAATTGAACGTGTATCGGGATGATGGCAAGGATGGTTTGAAATTCTACACAGATCCAAATTATTTCTTCGAATTGTGGCGACAAGAAATGATCAAGGATACTGAACGAGTGATGCATGATAAGGGAAAGCAGAAACATCGACCGAGAACGGATGGTGCTGGTGGAGGAGGTGGACCCCGTGGACATAAGAAGCGTGTTAGAACCCCGCATAACACTCGGGAAAAGCAACGACAGATTGCTATTGGACATGGTGAAACGCTTATGCCGAACAATGTGATTTATAGGACACCGAATTCAGTTATAAATGAAGAGACAACATACGGCA ATCATGTCAGGCCCTATAATATGCTATCACATTTGGAAACAAATCACAATGTTACCTTAGTAACAGCGGTTATGATTTCAG GTATGGGAGTGTACGATACGAGACCAGCACGTCCGAATTCAATCGAAGTCCGAAGAAGTTATCCAGCTGAAGCGGTAGACGGTGGAGGCTATGGGCCACTGTCGCCTCAAGGAAATCAGTATCCACAGGCAGTAGGGAATTATCAAGCCCCGAATGCGTTACAGCAGCAGCAGCTTCATCaacagcaacatcaactttATGATGAAGCCACATACAATTCCCAACAACTCTACAGTGGCCAAGGACCGATGTCATCGGAAAGTTTATATGCCCCTGGAACTCCATCCCGAACAAAACCGCGTCCATCACAACCTCCACCTGCTCCACCATCGAGCGGAAGCGGAGGGGCTACGCCAAATACTTCAAATGCCAATACTCCGACGAGAGGAAGAAGCATGTCGACTGGACGTGACAATCTTCCACCTCCTCCGCCAATTCCGGATGGTATGACATCGCCACCGCCACCACCTATTAATGGTGGTGCCGTGGCTGCAAAACTGTTAGCGCGAAGTCATAGTACTTCGAGGGCGGGATCTCCGCAGTTAGGACCCAGCTCAGCTGCTCAGGATGCCAATGCTCTTGTGATGGCTCAGTTGAATACTCAAATCAATAGCTTGAATACCATTAACGTGCAAATGACACAGTTGAATGCTATGAACGATCTGCCACCACCACCGCCGATTCCAGAACAG CTTTCACCAAAAATGTCACCACAAGATAATGCCCCTCCGCCACCACCACCGCCCCCGCCACTTGAAGTCGGTAATGGCAACGGCGGCATCGTACAACAAATTGTACAGCGAATATCAACGGAGAAGCCAATTGCTAATGGTGAcattccatcaaatacttctatAATGCCAAACGCCCAAGCGGCAAACGGAGTGTTAATTAGTGGTGCTCAACACATGGTTGGGCCAAAGAAAATTCTACCACCATTCCATGATTCTCGAACTGATCTTATGAAAGCAATTAGAGACG GCATTACCTTACGAAAAGTGGAGAAATGTgaacaacaaaaagaaattgaacGCAATACTGGCTTGCATGATGTCGCTTCAATTTTGGCTCGTCGCGTTGCAATTGAATTATCTGAATCGGAAGATTCTGAGAGTGAAGACGACAGTGAGGGTTGGATGGAACCGAATGAAACGTCTGCTTGA
- the LOC119650459 gene encoding wiskott-Aldrich syndrome protein family member 3 isoform X2 has protein sequence MPLPKRQIEPVHVARSVYNRDDIQPTELETVTNTTLTNIIRQLSSLSKHAEDIFGELARHVGNLADGANSLQARIDRLSIKVTQLDSTGEEVPLTDIQLKKAFKSAKVFDQQIFSRATMPAPMLETYAQCDKPPPLDKLNVYRDDGKDGLKFYTDPNYFFELWRQEMIKDTERVMHDKGKQKHRPRTDGAGGGGGPRGHKKRVRTPHNTREKQRQIAIGHGETLMPNNVIYRTPNSVINEETTYGSMGVYDTRPARPNSIEVRRSYPAEAVDGGGYGPLSPQGNQYPQAVGNYQAPNALQQQQLHQQQHQLYDEATYNSQQLYSGQGPMSSESLYAPGTPSRTKPRPSQPPPAPPSSGSGGATPNTSNANTPTRGRSMSTGRDNLPPPPPIPDGMTSPPPPPINGGAVAAKLLARSHSTSRAGSPQLGPSSAAQDANALVMAQLNTQINSLNTINVQMTQLNAMNDLPPPPPIPEQLSPKMSPQDNAPPPPPPPPPLEVGNGNGGIVQQIVQRISTEKPIANGDIPSNTSIMPNAQAANGVLISGAQHMVGPKKILPPFHDSRTDLMKAIRDGITLRKVEKCEQQKEIERNTGLHDVASILARRVAIELSESEDSESEDDSEGWMEPNETSA, from the exons ATGCCGCTTCCAAAACGTCAAATTGAACCAGTGCACGTAGCACGATCGGTCTACAACCGAGATGATATACAACCGACTGAACTAGAAACCGTTACAAACACTACATTAACGAATATCATTCGACAActatcatcactttcaaaacATGCCGAAGACATATTTGGCGAACTGGCTCGTCATGTAGGCAATTTAGCTGATGGCGCAAATTCATTGCAGGCTCGTATTGACCGTCTATCTATAAAAGTAACCCAACTGGATAGTACTGGTGAGGAAGTCCCCTTAACAGACATCCAACTGAAAAAGGCCTTCAAATCTGCAAAAGTTTTTGATCAACAAATATTTTCGCGAGCAACTATGCCTGCTCCAATGCTAGAAACTTATGCGCAATGTGACAAGCCACCACCTTTGGATAAATTGAACGTGTATCGGGATGATGGCAAGGATGGTTTGAAATTCTACACAGATCCAAATTATTTCTTCGAATTGTGGCGACAAGAAATGATCAAGGATACTGAACGAGTGATGCATGATAAGGGAAAGCAGAAACATCGACCGAGAACGGATGGTGCTGGTGGAGGAGGTGGACCCCGTGGACATAAGAAGCGTGTTAGAACCCCGCATAACACTCGGGAAAAGCAACGACAGATTGCTATTGGACATGGTGAAACGCTTATGCCGAACAATGTGATTTATAGGACACCGAATTCAGTTATAAATGAAGAGACAACATACGGCA GTATGGGAGTGTACGATACGAGACCAGCACGTCCGAATTCAATCGAAGTCCGAAGAAGTTATCCAGCTGAAGCGGTAGACGGTGGAGGCTATGGGCCACTGTCGCCTCAAGGAAATCAGTATCCACAGGCAGTAGGGAATTATCAAGCCCCGAATGCGTTACAGCAGCAGCAGCTTCATCaacagcaacatcaactttATGATGAAGCCACATACAATTCCCAACAACTCTACAGTGGCCAAGGACCGATGTCATCGGAAAGTTTATATGCCCCTGGAACTCCATCCCGAACAAAACCGCGTCCATCACAACCTCCACCTGCTCCACCATCGAGCGGAAGCGGAGGGGCTACGCCAAATACTTCAAATGCCAATACTCCGACGAGAGGAAGAAGCATGTCGACTGGACGTGACAATCTTCCACCTCCTCCGCCAATTCCGGATGGTATGACATCGCCACCGCCACCACCTATTAATGGTGGTGCCGTGGCTGCAAAACTGTTAGCGCGAAGTCATAGTACTTCGAGGGCGGGATCTCCGCAGTTAGGACCCAGCTCAGCTGCTCAGGATGCCAATGCTCTTGTGATGGCTCAGTTGAATACTCAAATCAATAGCTTGAATACCATTAACGTGCAAATGACACAGTTGAATGCTATGAACGATCTGCCACCACCACCGCCGATTCCAGAACAG CTTTCACCAAAAATGTCACCACAAGATAATGCCCCTCCGCCACCACCACCGCCCCCGCCACTTGAAGTCGGTAATGGCAACGGCGGCATCGTACAACAAATTGTACAGCGAATATCAACGGAGAAGCCAATTGCTAATGGTGAcattccatcaaatacttctatAATGCCAAACGCCCAAGCGGCAAACGGAGTGTTAATTAGTGGTGCTCAACACATGGTTGGGCCAAAGAAAATTCTACCACCATTCCATGATTCTCGAACTGATCTTATGAAAGCAATTAGAGACG GCATTACCTTACGAAAAGTGGAGAAATGTgaacaacaaaaagaaattgaacGCAATACTGGCTTGCATGATGTCGCTTCAATTTTGGCTCGTCGCGTTGCAATTGAATTATCTGAATCGGAAGATTCTGAGAGTGAAGACGACAGTGAGGGTTGGATGGAACCGAATGAAACGTCTGCTTGA